A genomic segment from Pseudoduganella chitinolytica encodes:
- a CDS encoding DUF2058 domain-containing protein, giving the protein MVSLQEQLLKAGLVDKKKVKQVNQDKSKQVKAERRTGTQSVDEAKLAAQELQRKNAERARELNAQRDAAAAQKAIMAQIVQMVQQNRQSKGNGDIAYNFTFQNKIERIHVSNAVREHLVAGRLVIVRLGENTELVPRVIADKIAERDPALVVRVNKPTTEVDPDDPYAAFQIPDDLMW; this is encoded by the coding sequence TCGTTGCAGGAGCAACTACTCAAGGCAGGCCTGGTCGACAAGAAGAAGGTCAAGCAGGTCAACCAGGACAAGAGCAAGCAGGTCAAGGCGGAACGCCGCACCGGCACGCAAAGCGTCGACGAGGCCAAGCTGGCCGCGCAGGAGCTGCAGCGCAAGAACGCCGAACGGGCGCGCGAACTGAACGCGCAACGCGATGCGGCCGCTGCGCAGAAAGCCATCATGGCGCAGATCGTGCAGATGGTGCAGCAGAACCGCCAGAGCAAGGGCAATGGCGACATTGCCTACAACTTCACGTTCCAGAACAAGATCGAACGGATCCACGTTTCGAACGCCGTGCGCGAGCACCTGGTGGCGGGCCGGCTCGTCATCGTGCGCCTGGGCGAGAACACGGAACTGGTACCGCGCGTCATCGCCGACAAGATCGCCGAGCGCGACCCGGCGCTGGTTGTGCGGGTCAACAAGCCGACTACCGAAGTGGACCCGGACGATCCGTATGCCGCGTTCCAGATTCCCGATGATTTGATGTGGTGA